The DNA region TTGCCACCGGTCGAGCAGGGGGAGGTGCTGGATCTGCTCCGGCTCATCCCCGAGCAGCACTTCACCCAGCCGCCGCCTCGCTATACGGAGGCGACGCTTATCCGCGCGTTGGAGGAGCACGGGATCGGGCGGCCCAGCACGTATGCGCCCATCATGTCCACTATCCAGCAGCGCGGCTACGTGGAGCGCATTGACCGGCGTCTGCATCCGACGGAGCTGGGGTTCATCGTGTGCGACCTGCTGGTCAAGCACTTCCCCGACGTGTTCGAGGTGGGATTCACGGCGCGGATGGAGAACGAGCTGGACCGCATCGCCGCCGGTGAGGCGGAGTGGGTCCAGGTGCTGCGTGACTTCTATGGGCCGTTCTCCCAGCGGCTGGCTCAGGCGCAGCGCACTATGGAGCACTATAAGATGGAAGATGAGCCCACCGGCGAGATGTGCGAGCTGTGTGGGCATCCCATGGTGGTCAAGTACGGCCGATATGGGAAGTTCATCGCCTGTAGCAATTATCCGGAGTGTCGGAACACCAAGCCGTTCCTGGTAAAGATCGGGGTCGCGTGTCCTAAGTGCGGCAGCGACCTGGTCGAGCGTCGTAGCCGACGAGGGCGCGTGTTTTACGGTTGCAGCGCCTATCCGAAGTGCGATTTCAGCACGTGGCGGCGTCCGCTTCCGACCCCTTGCCCGCGTTGTGGCGGGATGCTGGTGGTGGCCGGCAAGAAGACGGCGCGTTGCCTGCAATGCGAGGAGCAGTTCGCTCTAGATGAGGTGCAGAAGGTGCCGGCTGTGGAGACCGCCTGATGGGGGATGGGTGCATCGTGGCGACCGTTTCGGGGGATCTTGATCACGTAACGTATCCTTATCCTAGGAGAGAAGAGAGAGAGATGGAACAAGAGCGTGACCGATTCATCGAGCACCTGAAGGTGCAAAACCAGCCTGCCGACTTCGTGCTGCGGCAGGCGGAGCATTGGCTGGAGGAGTTCATCCAGTTTGCGCGCAGCGAGTATGTGACGACATGGGATGATGTGAGCGCGCCTTTGATCAAGCGATGGCAGGCGCAGTTGATCCGCATGGGGCATGATCGGCCGTCCATCAGCCATCATATGGCGACGCTGCATCAGCTCCTGGAGTACCTGGTTCGGGAGGGGCGTCTGGAGGAGAATCCGATGCGGCGCACCAACCTGCCGACCCAGCCGCGCCTGATCTTTGAGACGCTGGCTCCTGAGGAGGTGGCCCAGTTGCTGGCCACGCCGGATACCAGCACCCCGTTGGGGTTGCGCGACCGGGCGTTGCTGGAGCTGATGTACTGCGGCGGGCCTCGGGTCAGCGAGCTCATCTCGTTGAACGTGGGAGACGTGGACCTGGAGCGTATGCAGGTCACCGTCTGGCGGCAGACGCTGCGTCGTCAGATATTGCTGGACGAGGCCACCGCGCACACGCTGAGCGTCTACCTGCAGGCGGGGCGTCCCCACCTGGTGTCAGGGCGGGCATCCCCGGCCCTGTTCCTGAACTATCGGGGCGGTCGCATGTCCAAGATCGCCGTCAATCAGATGATCTCCCGGTACGCTCGGGCGGCCGGGCTCTCCCGCCGCATCACGCCGCAGATGCTGGCGCACACAATGGCCGCTCATCTGGTGGATGGTGCCGAGGGCTGGCGGCAGGTTCGTTCGCTGTTGAGCCCGCCGGACGGCGCCGTCTCCGGGGAGAGCGTGACTTCCACCACCGGTTGGGCGGAGGATTCCAACGGCGCCCATGGGCGCTGAGACCAAGGCACGAGGCGCGTTCATGCATCCACCATCTTCTCCTACAACCGATCCCCGGCTCAGCGCGTCACGGTTGGCCAGACTACGGAAGGTGCTGCAGGATCGTGATCTGACCGGGGCGTTCATCAGCCAGCCGGAGAATCGCCGGTACCTGAGCGGGTTCACCGGCTCGTCGGGGTGGCTGCTCATCACCCAGGACGAGGCGTTGTTGATCACGGACTTCCGGTACTGGCAACAGGTGGAGCGCGAGGCGCCCCACTTTGAGCTGGTCCGCCTGACCGATCGCATGGATGACCTGATGCCCGATCTGGTGGACCGGTTGGGAGAGGGGCGTGTCGGGTTCGAGTCGACCCATATCACCGTGGACCAGCATCGCCGCTGGATGGCGGGCGAGGGTCCGGTCACCTGGGTGGCGGAGAAGGATCTGGTGGAGCCTCTGCGCGCCGTCAAGGATGAGGCGGAGATCGAGATCATCCGGCGGGCCGCCGCGTTGGCGGATGAGGCGTTGGCCTACGGGCTGAGCCAGGCGCGGCCCGGCATGTCGGAGCGCGAGCTGGCCTGGCTGCTGGAGCGGTACATGCGCGAGCACGGGGCGGAGGCCGTCGCCTTTGAGCTGATCGTGGCGGGGGGACCCAACGGCGCTTTGCCGCACGCGCACGCCGGCGACGAGCCGCTGCCCGCGGGCCAGCCGATCGTCATTGACATGGGCGCCCGGGTGGATGGCTACTGCTCCGATCTCACACGCACCGTCTGCCTGGGCGAGCCGGCGGATCCCAACACCTTCTGGACCGTTTACAACACCGTGCAATCCGCTCAGCAGGCGGCGCTGGAGCGCATCCGGCCCGGGATGACCGGCGTGGAGGCCGATGCCATCGCCCGTGAGGTCATCGAGCGAGCCGGTTATGGGGATGCCTTCGGACACTCGCTGGGGCATGGCGTCGGCTTGGCGGTGCACGAGCGCCCGCGTCTGGGTCGTCTGTCCGAGGATCGGTTGGAGCCGGGCATGGTGGTCACCGTGGAGCCGGGCGTTTACCTGCCGGGGTGGGGCGGCGTACGGATTGAAGATCTGGTCGTCATCCGGGAGGAGGGGGTGGAGCTGCTCTCTCAGGCCCCCAAGGAACCGATCGTGTACGGCCAATGGTGATGTGACCCCGACCGTCGCGTTGGGGGAAGGAGCGCATCATGCGTGGGGCGAACTATCCTGCCTACGTGGTGTTAGCCGCACTGTTGATCGGCCTTCTCATCGGTTGGTGGGTCATCGGCTGGTGGCTGTGGCCGGTGGAGTGGACGGACGCGTTGCCCGTGGACCTGGCGCCGGAGTATCGCCAGACGTATGTGCTGGGCGTGGCGTATACGCTGCAGGCGACTCGCGATGTCGACCGGGCCCGCCAGGCGCTGAGCACATTTGGCACGCCGGAGCAGCAGAGCAGGGTGTTGGCCGAGGTGCTGGAGGGCGCCTCCCCAGAAGACGCCGACGTCCTGATGGAGATGTATCGAGAGCTGGGGCTGCCCCCCATCGCCGCCAGGGAGGTGACCCCGGCGGGCGCGAGGTCCCCGCTGCGGTCGTTGGTGATCGCCCTGGTCGCCGTGTTGGCGGTCGGCCTGCTGGGTCTGTTGGGCCTCGCCGCCTACAATTGGGGCCGCAGGGCTTCCCTGGCCCGCCCGAACTTCCCGAAGCCCACGGGATTGGCCGATATGTTCAGGGAACGCCTGCGCTCCCTCTCGCAGAAGCTTCCCTCGCCGTCCGTCCCATCGGCCGGGCAGCCGTCCGAGGGGCGGGACCCCGGGGTGAGGCCGTTGGACATCTTCACCCTCACCTTCCAGCAGGGGATCCCTGATTACACGGAGAGCTTCAATCTGAGCGCTCCGGACGGCAGCGGCTACCTGGGCGAGTGCGGGATGGGGGTCGCGGAGACGCTTGGGGGGGATGACAACAAGGTCACGGCGTTGGAAGTGTGGCTGTTTGACAAGAAGGACATCCGCACCCAGGCCTACGTCCTGTTGAGCGAGTACGCTCAGGGCGATGCGACTCTGCGGACCCGACTGGAGCGCCGGGGCAGGGTCATCCCGGCCCAGCCGGGGCAGCAGTTCGTGATCGAGAGCCAGTCGATGCGGTTGGTCGGCGAGGTGCTCACCGTGTCCTATGCTGATGGGGACGCCCCACCGTCGTCCGTCTTCCGAGAGGTGGAGGTCAACCTGGCCGTCTATCTCAAGGAGAAGGGCGGGGAGTAGGGAGGCGTTTTTCCCCGAGGCGTGACGGGGGACGCGGGGCTCCGGCTGCGGTCAGGCCCGTGTCTCCGGGTCGAACAGCTTCCGGTATTCGTCCAGGGCGTATCGGTCCGTCATCCCGGCGATGTAGTCGCAGACGATACGATGGATCCCCTCCGGCTCCTCCTCGGCGCGCGCCAGCGTCTCCCGGGGAAGCTGGGTGGGCTCCTCCACGTACGCGTAGAAGAGGTCGCTGAGCAGGCGACGCGCCTTCTGCGTCATGCGCATCACCCGGTAGTGCCGGTAGAAGTGCTCCATGAGGAACTGACGTAGCTCCTGGTTCTTCTCCTCCATCTCTTGGGAGAACCCCGCGACGTTGCTCCCCAGCGCGCGGAGCTCCTCCACGGATTGCACGCCGCTCTCCCTCAGCCGTCGCGTCGTCTCCTCCAGCGCGGCCGTCACCTCGATGCCCACCAGCCGTCGGATCGCGCGGTGGCGCAGCATGACGTCGATGGGGCGGTCCGGGGGCTCGCCGAGCGAGCGCATGACGTCCTGCCAGATGGCCAGCTCCTGTACATCCCCGGGGTGCAGCAGGCCGGCTCGCAGCCCGTCATCCAGATCGGAGGTGCTGTAGGCGATCTCATCGGCCAGGTTGGCGATCTGGCATTCCAGCGTGCCCGCCTTCTCCGGCTCGTATCCGGCCGCGTTGGCGACGTCATAGTCGGTGTCGTGCTTGACCAGCCCCTCGCGCACCTCATAGGTCAGGTTGAGGCCCGGGAAGTCGGGGAATCGGCGCTCCAGCTTTTCGACGACGCGCATGGTCTGGCGCTGATGGTCGAAGCCGCCGTGCTCTCGCATGCACTCGTTCAGCGTCGCCTCGCCCGTGTGCCCGAAGGGGGGATGTCCCAGATCGTGGGCCAGGCAGATGGCCTCCACCAGATCCTCGTTGGCCCCCAACGCCCGGGCCATGGTGCGGCCGATCTGCGCCACCTCGATGGTATGCGTCAGCCGGGTGCGGTAATGATCCCCCTCGTAATAGACGAACACCTGCGTCTTGTAGGCCAGCCGGCGGAAGGCCGTCGTGTGGATAATGCGGTCACGGTCCTTTTGGAATGCGGTGCGATAGGGGTGTTCGTCCTCCG from Chloroflexota bacterium includes:
- a CDS encoding tyrosine-type recombinase/integrase yields the protein MEQERDRFIEHLKVQNQPADFVLRQAEHWLEEFIQFARSEYVTTWDDVSAPLIKRWQAQLIRMGHDRPSISHHMATLHQLLEYLVREGRLEENPMRRTNLPTQPRLIFETLAPEEVAQLLATPDTSTPLGLRDRALLELMYCGGPRVSELISLNVGDVDLERMQVTVWRQTLRRQILLDEATAHTLSVYLQAGRPHLVSGRASPALFLNYRGGRMSKIAVNQMISRYARAAGLSRRITPQMLAHTMAAHLVDGAEGWRQVRSLLSPPDGAVSGESVTSTTGWAEDSNGAHGR
- a CDS encoding aminopeptidase P family protein; this encodes MHPPSSPTTDPRLSASRLARLRKVLQDRDLTGAFISQPENRRYLSGFTGSSGWLLITQDEALLITDFRYWQQVEREAPHFELVRLTDRMDDLMPDLVDRLGEGRVGFESTHITVDQHRRWMAGEGPVTWVAEKDLVEPLRAVKDEAEIEIIRRAAALADEALAYGLSQARPGMSERELAWLLERYMREHGAEAVAFELIVAGGPNGALPHAHAGDEPLPAGQPIVIDMGARVDGYCSDLTRTVCLGEPADPNTFWTVYNTVQSAQQAALERIRPGMTGVEADAIAREVIERAGYGDAFGHSLGHGVGLAVHERPRLGRLSEDRLEPGMVVTVEPGVYLPGWGGVRIEDLVVIREEGVELLSQAPKEPIVYGQW
- a CDS encoding deoxyguanosinetriphosphate triphosphohydrolase — protein: MLAPYAMKSGDTRGRVVPEDEHPYRTAFQKDRDRIIHTTAFRRLAYKTQVFVYYEGDHYRTRLTHTIEVAQIGRTMARALGANEDLVEAICLAHDLGHPPFGHTGEATLNECMREHGGFDHQRQTMRVVEKLERRFPDFPGLNLTYEVREGLVKHDTDYDVANAAGYEPEKAGTLECQIANLADEIAYSTSDLDDGLRAGLLHPGDVQELAIWQDVMRSLGEPPDRPIDVMLRHRAIRRLVGIEVTAALEETTRRLRESGVQSVEELRALGSNVAGFSQEMEEKNQELRQFLMEHFYRHYRVMRMTQKARRLLSDLFYAYVEEPTQLPRETLARAEEEPEGIHRIVCDYIAGMTDRYALDEYRKLFDPETRA